Proteins co-encoded in one Streptomyces sp. JH34 genomic window:
- a CDS encoding transporter produces the protein MRRVSRRGDFGAALLLLLLDGFLLAFLLFGVIVSGGLTGSPDRAAAGREASNAALVCLVALLVSAGTATAVRAWTTVAVQVVVLGGAALAAWTGFGP, from the coding sequence ATGAGGCGCGTGTCCCGTCGTGGCGATTTCGGAGCGGCCCTCCTGCTGCTCCTGCTGGACGGTTTCCTGCTGGCTTTCCTGCTCTTCGGAGTGATCGTCTCGGGTGGCCTGACGGGCAGTCCGGACCGTGCCGCGGCCGGCCGTGAGGCCTCCAATGCCGCACTCGTGTGCCTGGTCGCCCTGCTGGTCTCCGCCGGCACCGCGACCGCGGTTCGGGCCTGGACGACGGTGGCGGTACAGGTCGTGGTGCTGGGCGGTGCCGCGCTCGCCGCCTGGACGGGCTTCGGCCCGTGA
- a CDS encoding AfsR/SARP family transcriptional regulator yields MISQNIPVPLAGQRQLRVLTALALVSGRTVNTPELIAQLWGENPPRTAPGQLQTSVWMIRRSLASVGAPQETVLSTASGYQLDPAHCEIDSDIFRRNVATAKKLVRADLKEEALDLLKEALDLWRGPALATISSSALQTRAARLEEERVAALQQRICLEITLGQYEEAIVELTDLIALHPLREELYAHLMQALYLSGRQADALAVFRRARSTLTDELGIYPGPRLTTLERAILRQDADMLSAVPGAALR; encoded by the coding sequence ATGATTTCCCAGAACATTCCGGTTCCCCTCGCCGGGCAGCGGCAGCTCCGGGTTCTCACAGCCCTCGCACTGGTGTCGGGCAGGACCGTCAACACTCCCGAACTCATCGCCCAGCTCTGGGGCGAGAATCCACCTCGAACCGCCCCTGGACAGCTGCAGACTAGCGTGTGGATGATCCGCCGCTCGCTGGCCTCGGTCGGCGCGCCGCAGGAGACCGTCCTGTCGACGGCCTCCGGATACCAGCTCGACCCCGCCCACTGCGAGATCGACAGCGATATCTTCCGGCGCAATGTCGCTACGGCCAAGAAGCTTGTGCGCGCAGATCTCAAGGAGGAGGCGCTGGACCTCCTCAAGGAGGCCCTCGACCTCTGGCGGGGTCCTGCCCTGGCCACGATTTCGAGCAGTGCTCTGCAGACCCGTGCCGCCCGGCTGGAAGAGGAACGGGTCGCCGCCCTGCAGCAGCGTATATGCCTGGAGATAACTCTGGGCCAATATGAGGAGGCCATCGTTGAACTCACCGACCTCATAGCCCTTCATCCCCTCAGGGAAGAGCTGTACGCGCATTTGATGCAGGCGCTCTATCTGTCCGGAAGGCAGGCCGACGCCCTCGCCGTTTTCCGAAGAGCCCGCAGCACACTGACCGACGAACTGGGCATCTACCCGGGGCCCAGGCTGACCACATTGGAGCGGGCGATCCTCCGCCAGGACGCCGACATGCTCTCCGCCGTGCCCGGGGCCGCCCTGCGCTGA
- a CDS encoding MBL fold metallo-hydrolase, with the protein MNQSRRSVLQGVLGAGAAGLLVGGAAPLPAARPRVVSKGTGLGLRWLGVAGWELSFAGRSVLFDPYLSRMPYAGADGGLDPALPLRLDADLVEHVAEKELSGAPELILVSHGHFDHLADVPQLLSRPGWSGERVRTLCDTTSRHLLGAMGTPAHRMADVVAVSGGDHLQFDGYSVEVFRSLHSRQQDYTSFAPGTRDAVPARPRTLGDLVEGQTLAFQVSVEGGPSVLLTGTSNVAERELAGVRPDVAVIGMSGYAAVHGYPDRLLAALGAPALLLPCHHDDMVTPLRDSGITGTVSSDAVTALTQAVERQGRGDTTRVLAPRHLELLDVTGGAAG; encoded by the coding sequence ATGAATCAGTCGCGAAGGTCGGTTCTCCAGGGTGTTCTGGGTGCGGGGGCGGCGGGGCTGCTGGTCGGTGGGGCCGCCCCGCTGCCGGCCGCCCGTCCGCGCGTGGTGTCGAAGGGCACCGGGCTCGGCCTGCGCTGGCTGGGCGTCGCGGGCTGGGAGCTGTCCTTCGCGGGACGCAGTGTGCTCTTCGACCCGTACCTGAGCCGTATGCCGTACGCCGGCGCGGACGGCGGCCTCGATCCGGCGCTCCCCCTGCGTCTGGACGCCGACCTGGTGGAACACGTGGCGGAGAAGGAGCTGTCGGGGGCACCCGAGCTGATCCTCGTCAGCCACGGGCACTTCGACCATCTCGCGGACGTGCCACAGCTGTTGTCCCGGCCGGGCTGGAGCGGTGAACGGGTGCGGACCCTCTGCGACACCACGTCGCGGCACCTCCTCGGGGCCATGGGGACGCCCGCGCACCGCATGGCCGACGTGGTGGCGGTGAGCGGGGGAGACCATCTCCAGTTCGACGGCTACAGCGTGGAGGTCTTCCGCAGTCTGCACAGCAGGCAGCAGGACTACACCTCCTTCGCGCCGGGGACGCGGGACGCCGTCCCGGCGCGACCCCGGACCCTCGGTGACCTGGTCGAGGGCCAGACACTGGCCTTCCAGGTGTCCGTCGAGGGTGGTCCGTCGGTGCTGCTCACCGGCACCAGTAACGTCGCGGAGCGCGAACTCGCGGGCGTGCGGCCCGACGTGGCGGTGATCGGGATGAGCGGGTACGCCGCCGTGCACGGGTACCCGGACCGGCTGCTGGCCGCTCTCGGGGCACCGGCCCTGCTCCTGCCCTGTCACCACGACGACATGGTGACCCCGCTGAGGGACTCCGGGATCACCGGCACGGTGTCTTCCGACGCGGTGACGGCGCTGACGCAGGCCGTCGAACGCCAGGGCCGGGGTGACACCACGCGGGTGCTGGCTCCCCGGCACCTGGAGCTGCTCGACGTCACGGGTGGTGCGGCCGGCTGA
- the argJ gene encoding bifunctional glutamate N-acetyltransferase/amino-acid acetyltransferase ArgJ — protein MTGTTDRDPAGFVVHTAPAGLSDDGRDDFTVLASTVPTQVSAVFTKSRFSGPSVVLSRAAAADGQARGVVVLARNANVATGVEGEDNAREIRGAVAAATGLPEDELLIASTGVIGLQYPMEQIRAHIKTLSWPFPDGGFDRAARAIMTTDTRPKEVRVRCGEATLVGIAKGVGMLEPDMATLLTFFATDALLPRETQDRIFRSVMDRTFNAVSIDTDTSTSDTAVLFANGLAGEVDPAEFEEALHEVALALVKNIASDGEGASKLIEVRVTGARDTAQAKRVGKTVVNSPLVKTAVHGSDPNWGRVTMAIGKCTDDTDILQENVTVQFGGTTVYPQRADGPGDAELRRAVAEHMSGGEVVIGIGLGIGDGEFTVYGCDLTEGYVRLNSEYTT, from the coding sequence ATGACCGGTACGACAGACCGGGACCCCGCGGGGTTCGTGGTGCACACCGCTCCGGCAGGACTCTCGGACGACGGGCGGGACGACTTCACGGTGCTGGCCTCGACCGTGCCCACGCAGGTCAGCGCGGTGTTCACCAAGTCCCGCTTCTCCGGGCCGAGCGTGGTGCTCAGCCGGGCGGCGGCTGCCGACGGGCAGGCGCGCGGGGTCGTGGTCCTCGCGCGGAACGCCAATGTCGCCACCGGCGTGGAGGGGGAGGACAACGCCCGCGAGATCCGGGGAGCGGTGGCCGCCGCCACCGGGCTCCCGGAGGACGAACTGCTGATCGCCTCCACCGGGGTGATCGGCCTCCAGTACCCCATGGAGCAGATCCGCGCGCACATCAAGACGCTCTCCTGGCCCTTCCCTGACGGCGGGTTCGACCGTGCGGCACGGGCCATCATGACGACCGACACCCGGCCCAAGGAGGTCAGGGTGCGCTGCGGCGAGGCGACGCTCGTCGGCATCGCCAAGGGGGTCGGGATGCTGGAGCCCGACATGGCGACGCTGCTGACCTTCTTCGCCACCGACGCCCTCCTGCCCCGGGAGACGCAGGACCGGATCTTCCGCAGCGTCATGGACCGCACGTTCAACGCCGTGTCCATCGACACCGACACCTCGACCAGCGACACGGCGGTCCTGTTCGCCAACGGGCTGGCCGGCGAGGTCGACCCGGCGGAGTTCGAGGAGGCGCTCCACGAAGTGGCGCTCGCCCTGGTGAAGAACATCGCCTCGGACGGCGAGGGCGCCAGCAAGCTGATCGAGGTGCGGGTCACCGGGGCGCGGGACACGGCACAGGCCAAGCGCGTCGGCAAGACCGTCGTCAACTCGCCGTTGGTCAAGACCGCGGTGCACGGCAGCGACCCGAACTGGGGCCGGGTGACGATGGCGATCGGCAAGTGCACCGACGACACCGACATCCTCCAGGAGAACGTCACCGTCCAGTTCGGCGGGACCACGGTCTACCCGCAGCGCGCCGACGGCCCCGGGGACGCCGAGCTGCGCAGGGCCGTCGCCGAGCACATGAGCGGCGGCGAGGTCGTGATCGGCATCGGACTGGGGATCGGCGACGGGGAGTTCACCGTCTACGGCTGTGACCTGACGGAAGGTTACGTACGGCTGAACTCCGAGTACACCACCTGA
- a CDS encoding thiamine pyrophosphate-binding protein, with protein sequence MSRVSTKPSGNPTAAHALLKRLHEHGVETVFGVVGREAASILFDEAPGIDFVLTRHEFTAGVAADVLARITGRPQACWATLGPGMTNLATGVATSILDRSPVIALAAQSESHDIFPNDTHQCLDSVSVMRPMTKYAVELQRPDEITDLVDSAVAAAMTEPVGPSFISVPVDLLGADIDASVTHPAAHTPAKPVGAVHAGWQAAADEAAALVAGAEHPVFVVGAAAIRSGAVNAIRSLAERLDVPVITTYIAKGVLPHGHHLNYGAVTGYMDGILSFPALETLFGPADIIVTLGYDYAEDLRPSMWDRGGEKKTVRVSPTVNPVPRVYRPDVDVVTDVLAFVEHLDSATAEVAKKTPHDIAPLRERIAEFLADPTEYDDGMRVHQVMDSMNTVMEETAEAGEGTIVSDIGFFRHYGVLFARADQPFGFLTSAGCSSFGYGIPAAIGAQMARPGQPTFLIAGDGGFHSNSADLETIARLNLPIVTVVVNNDTNGLIELYQNLGHQRSHDPAVKFTGVDFTELARANGVEAVKAGTREDLLAALRKGAGLGRPFLIEVPVNYDFTSGGFGALSI encoded by the coding sequence ATGTCCCGTGTTTCGACCAAGCCCAGTGGCAACCCCACGGCCGCACACGCACTGCTCAAGCGTCTCCACGAGCACGGAGTGGAGACCGTGTTCGGCGTCGTGGGCCGCGAAGCCGCCTCCATCCTCTTCGACGAGGCGCCGGGGATCGACTTCGTGCTGACCCGGCACGAGTTCACCGCCGGTGTCGCCGCCGACGTGCTGGCCCGCATCACCGGCCGGCCGCAGGCCTGCTGGGCCACGCTCGGCCCCGGCATGACGAATCTCGCCACCGGCGTGGCGACCTCGATCCTGGACCGCTCGCCCGTCATCGCGCTGGCCGCCCAGTCCGAGTCGCACGACATCTTCCCCAACGACACGCACCAGTGCCTGGACTCCGTGTCCGTCATGCGCCCCATGACGAAGTACGCCGTCGAGCTCCAGCGCCCCGACGAGATCACCGACCTGGTGGACTCCGCCGTCGCCGCCGCCATGACCGAGCCCGTCGGCCCCAGCTTCATCTCCGTCCCCGTCGACCTGCTCGGCGCCGACATCGACGCCTCGGTCACCCACCCCGCCGCGCACACCCCGGCCAAGCCGGTCGGCGCCGTCCACGCCGGCTGGCAGGCCGCCGCCGACGAAGCCGCCGCCCTGGTCGCCGGTGCCGAGCACCCGGTGTTCGTCGTCGGCGCGGCGGCCATCCGCTCCGGCGCCGTCAACGCGATCCGGTCCCTGGCCGAGCGCCTGGACGTCCCCGTCATCACCACGTACATCGCCAAGGGCGTCCTGCCGCACGGCCACCACCTCAACTACGGTGCGGTCACCGGTTACATGGACGGCATCCTGTCCTTCCCGGCCCTCGAGACCCTCTTCGGCCCCGCTGACATCATCGTGACCCTCGGGTACGACTACGCCGAGGACCTGCGCCCGTCGATGTGGGACCGCGGCGGCGAGAAGAAGACCGTCCGCGTGTCCCCGACGGTGAACCCGGTCCCCCGGGTGTACCGCCCGGACGTGGACGTCGTCACCGACGTGCTGGCCTTCGTCGAGCACTTGGACTCCGCCACCGCCGAGGTCGCGAAGAAGACCCCGCACGACATCGCCCCGCTCCGCGAGCGGATCGCCGAGTTCCTGGCCGACCCCACCGAGTACGACGACGGCATGCGCGTGCACCAGGTGATGGACTCCATGAACACCGTGATGGAGGAGACCGCCGAGGCCGGCGAGGGCACGATCGTCTCCGACATCGGGTTCTTCCGGCACTACGGGGTGCTCTTCGCCCGCGCGGACCAGCCCTTCGGCTTCCTGACCTCCGCCGGCTGCTCCAGCTTCGGCTACGGCATCCCCGCGGCCATCGGCGCGCAGATGGCCCGCCCCGGCCAGCCCACCTTCCTCATCGCGGGCGACGGCGGCTTCCACTCCAACAGCGCCGACCTGGAGACCATCGCGCGGCTCAACCTGCCCATCGTGACGGTCGTCGTCAACAACGACACCAACGGGCTGATCGAGCTGTACCAGAACCTCGGCCACCAGCGCTCCCACGACCCCGCCGTCAAGTTCACCGGGGTAGACTTCACCGAACTCGCCCGCGCCAACGGGGTCGAGGCCGTGAAGGCCGGTACGCGTGAGGACCTCCTCGCCGCTCTGCGCAAGGGAGCGGGTCTCGGCCGGCCGTTCCTGATCGAGGTCCCGGTGAACTACGACTTCACCTCCGGCGGCTTCGGTGCCCTGAGCATCTGA
- a CDS encoding asparagine synthase-related protein, which yields MMAHTLPAATGFLASAHQGGGRAPGPVFATLGAHESVAEALRSQTLSAVLVHSGAPGDAVARSGDTALVLAGELYNREELLTLLPPGSDAGTDAQLVLALLGVYDLHAFRLLNGRFAAAAALGDRVLLATDHAGSVPLYTLPAPGRVLAATEIKALVPATAGTPPAGRPVADARRVRRVPGVHQVPAGTVLDLDVRTGTAVPSRTWAPALSRRVLSEADATDAVRRTLERAVKARTGGTTPLVVLSGGIDSSGVAALAAAHTDGPLDTLSMGTDTADEFAEARVVATHLGSAHREITVPTVDLLGQLPYAIWASESVDPDIIEYLLPLTALYRALDGPPRRILTGYGADIPLAGMHREDRLPQLDTAVALDMATFDGLNEMTPVLSGIQGHWSTHPYWDRDVLDLLVPLEAGLKRRYGRDKWVLREAMSALLPQETVTRPKLGVHEGSGTTSSFSLLLMDAGVPDADVHRAKSLVVREIFDRVVVEGLPPAQVSTADAVHRVAALLKETE from the coding sequence ATCATGGCACACACACTCCCCGCGGCCACGGGGTTCCTGGCCTCCGCCCATCAGGGCGGGGGCCGGGCCCCCGGGCCCGTCTTCGCGACCCTGGGTGCCCACGAATCCGTGGCCGAGGCCCTCCGCTCCCAGACCCTCAGCGCCGTGCTCGTGCACTCGGGTGCACCCGGGGACGCCGTGGCCCGCTCCGGCGACACGGCGCTCGTCCTGGCCGGCGAGCTCTACAACAGGGAGGAACTGCTCACCCTCCTCCCGCCCGGCAGCGACGCCGGCACGGACGCGCAACTCGTGCTCGCTCTCCTGGGCGTCTACGACCTGCACGCGTTCCGGCTGCTCAACGGCCGGTTCGCGGCGGCCGCCGCGCTCGGCGACCGCGTGCTCCTGGCCACCGATCACGCGGGATCCGTCCCGCTGTACACCCTTCCCGCGCCGGGGCGTGTCCTCGCCGCCACCGAGATCAAGGCCCTCGTCCCGGCGACGGCGGGGACTCCGCCGGCCGGGCGGCCCGTCGCCGACGCGCGGAGGGTGCGCCGAGTACCGGGGGTCCACCAGGTGCCCGCCGGCACGGTCCTGGACCTGGACGTCCGTACGGGCACCGCCGTGCCCTCCCGGACCTGGGCGCCCGCGCTGTCACGGCGTGTGCTGTCCGAGGCCGACGCGACCGACGCGGTGCGCAGGACTCTGGAGCGGGCCGTCAAGGCTCGCACAGGAGGCACCACTCCCCTGGTGGTGCTGTCCGGAGGAATCGATTCCTCCGGAGTCGCCGCGCTCGCCGCCGCGCACACGGACGGCCCGCTGGACACGCTCTCCATGGGCACCGACACCGCGGACGAGTTCGCCGAGGCCCGCGTGGTCGCCACGCACCTCGGCTCCGCCCACCGGGAGATCACCGTCCCCACCGTGGACCTGCTCGGCCAGCTGCCGTACGCGATATGGGCGTCCGAGTCCGTCGACCCGGACATCATCGAGTACCTGCTGCCGCTCACCGCCCTGTACCGGGCGCTCGACGGTCCGCCCCGCCGGATCCTCACCGGCTACGGGGCCGACATCCCGCTCGCCGGCATGCACCGCGAGGACCGGCTGCCCCAGCTGGACACGGCCGTGGCACTCGACATGGCCACGTTCGACGGCCTCAACGAGATGACACCGGTGCTCTCGGGCATCCAGGGCCACTGGTCGACGCACCCGTACTGGGACCGCGACGTGCTGGACCTGCTGGTGCCGCTGGAGGCCGGCCTCAAGCGCCGTTACGGCCGGGACAAATGGGTCCTGCGCGAGGCGATGAGCGCCCTGCTCCCGCAGGAGACCGTCACCCGCCCGAAGCTCGGTGTGCACGAGGGTTCCGGGACGACGTCCTCCTTCAGCCTCCTGCTGATGGACGCCGGCGTGCCGGACGCCGATGTCCACCGGGCCAAGTCCCTGGTGGTGCGGGAGATCTTCGACCGGGTGGTCGTCGAAGGACTGCCGCCCGCACAGGTCAGCACCGCCGACGCGGTGCACCGGGTGGCCGCACTGCTGAAGGAGACCGAGTGA
- the speB gene encoding agmatinase: MERVDTAISPRYAQIPTFMRLPHDPNPSGRDVVVIGAPYDGGTSYRPGARFGPRAIRNESGLIHGVGIDRGPGTFELIDCVDGGDIDLTPFNMHIAMETAHRHLRHLLQDNAAFLMLGGDHSLTLAALRAVAEQHGPVAVVHLDAHSDTNPAFYGGEFHHGTPFRHGIDEGVIDPARTVQIGIRGHNPRPDSLDYARGKGVRVVTTDEFVETGVAGTHALIQELIGDRPVYVSVDIDVADPAFAPGTGTPAPGGLSSREVLALLRCVGELRPVGFDVMEVSPLYDHAGITSVLATEIGAELLYQYARAHIKGRNDA, translated from the coding sequence GTGGAACGTGTCGACACCGCGATCTCGCCCCGCTACGCGCAGATCCCCACCTTCATGCGACTGCCGCACGACCCGAATCCCAGCGGACGCGACGTCGTCGTCATCGGTGCCCCCTACGACGGAGGCACGAGCTACCGGCCGGGAGCCCGTTTCGGCCCCCGCGCCATCCGCAACGAGTCCGGCCTGATCCACGGGGTCGGCATCGACCGCGGGCCCGGCACCTTCGAGCTCATCGACTGCGTGGACGGCGGGGACATCGACCTCACCCCGTTCAACATGCACATCGCCATGGAGACGGCCCACCGCCATCTGCGCCACCTGCTCCAGGACAACGCCGCCTTCCTGATGCTCGGCGGCGACCACTCGCTCACCCTGGCCGCCCTGCGTGCGGTGGCCGAGCAGCACGGCCCCGTCGCCGTGGTCCACCTGGACGCGCACTCGGACACCAACCCGGCCTTCTACGGCGGTGAGTTCCACCACGGAACCCCCTTCCGCCACGGCATCGACGAAGGGGTCATCGATCCCGCCCGCACGGTGCAGATCGGCATCAGGGGCCACAACCCCCGGCCCGACTCGCTGGACTACGCACGGGGCAAGGGGGTGCGGGTCGTCACGACGGACGAGTTCGTGGAGACCGGTGTCGCCGGGACCCATGCCCTCATCCAGGAGCTCATCGGTGACCGTCCCGTCTACGTGTCGGTCGACATCGACGTCGCCGATCCGGCCTTCGCCCCGGGCACCGGCACTCCGGCACCCGGCGGGCTCTCCTCCCGCGAGGTGCTGGCCCTGCTGCGCTGCGTGGGCGAGTTGCGTCCGGTCGGCTTCGACGTCATGGAGGTCTCACCCCTCTACGACCACGCCGGGATCACCTCCGTCCTGGCGACCGAGATAGGCGCGGAGCTGCTCTACCAGTACGCCCGCGCTCACATCAAAGGAAGGAACGACGCGTGA
- the cs1 gene encoding clavaminate synthase Cs1 → MTVIDCSPLRDELLELASRLPAVPRADLPAFLEAAKEASADLPASLAEALDAFNVSGNEDGYLLLRGLPVEEEGRLPRTPESTPAPVERPLLTMEAMLGVVGRRLGLHTGYQELRSGTVYHDVYPSPGAHHLSSETSETLLEFHTEMAYHQLQPNYVMLACSRADHERRAATLVGSVRKALPLVPEGFRTHLFDRKVPCCVDVAFRGGVEDPGAIAEVKPLYGDPSDPLLGYDRELLAPQDPRDVEAVESLSKALDEVTEAVYLVPGDVLIVDNFRTTHARTPFTPRWDGADRWLHRVYIRTDRFGQLSGGEHAGDVVAFTPRG, encoded by the coding sequence GTGACCGTCATCGACTGCTCCCCTCTCCGCGACGAACTCCTGGAACTCGCCTCGCGCCTGCCGGCGGTGCCACGTGCGGACCTCCCGGCCTTCCTGGAGGCCGCGAAGGAGGCGTCCGCCGACCTCCCCGCCTCGCTCGCCGAGGCGCTCGACGCCTTCAACGTCTCCGGCAACGAGGACGGTTACCTGCTGCTGCGCGGGCTGCCCGTGGAGGAGGAGGGCCGGCTGCCGCGGACCCCCGAGTCCACCCCCGCCCCGGTGGAGCGCCCGCTGCTGACCATGGAGGCGATGCTCGGCGTCGTGGGCCGGCGGCTCGGACTGCACACCGGTTACCAGGAGCTGCGCAGCGGCACCGTCTACCACGACGTGTATCCCTCGCCGGGCGCGCACCACCTGTCCTCGGAGACCTCCGAGACCCTGCTGGAGTTCCACACGGAGATGGCGTACCACCAGCTCCAGCCCAACTACGTGATGCTGGCCTGCTCCCGTGCCGACCACGAGCGCAGAGCGGCGACCCTGGTCGGCTCGGTCCGCAAGGCGCTGCCGCTCGTCCCGGAGGGCTTCCGGACCCACCTCTTCGACCGCAAGGTGCCGTGCTGTGTCGACGTGGCCTTCCGGGGCGGTGTCGAGGACCCGGGTGCGATAGCCGAGGTGAAGCCGCTGTACGGCGATCCGTCCGACCCGCTGCTCGGGTACGACCGGGAGCTGCTGGCCCCCCAGGACCCCCGGGACGTAGAGGCCGTGGAGTCGCTGTCCAAGGCCCTGGACGAGGTCACCGAGGCCGTGTACCTGGTCCCCGGTGACGTCCTGATCGTGGACAACTTCCGTACGACACACGCCCGTACGCCGTTCACACCGCGCTGGGACGGGGCGGACCGGTGGCTGCACCGGGTCTACATCCGCACCGACCGCTTCGGACAGCTCTCCGGCGGGGAGCACGCGGGCGACGTGGTCGCCTTCACTCCGCGCGGCTGA
- a CDS encoding penicillin-binding transpeptidase domain-containing protein, protein MARHDRAGRRRGPLLGVATAVVLAAGAGWWGYSAWSGNEPEKDPEVVAATARLQSFLDAWAAGEAAKAGALSDSPKTAESLLTSVMTNLKPTASELSAGDGEKNDKGEVTVPYTARFTVPAVGVFRYESEATLVRKAEEWIVEFGSPMVHPRLVPGKTLALKAVAKRAAVLDKHGDDLQAASLRGSVDEQGKGAFGLEARYDKQLRGGGGAATSEVVIADRQSGEAEASLTKSSAKPGEPVRTTIDPKVQGAAAAAMEGLKVNAALIALEPSTGNILAVSSRPAGGINRALAGRYPPGSTFKVVTAAAMLKAGMKPSDVVACPKFAHVDGQRFENQNQFTLPAGSTFKDSFAKSCNTMFVENRAEAGGSALHDTAEAFGIGGEWDVGDTTYDGSVPVSTSDNDLAASTIGQARVQASPLVMASIAATVKEGTFKQPVLVPDAVKEKHEATARLDPSVTGALRDMMRATVTYGAGSALTGLPGEPHAKTGTAEFGQEKPPRTHAWMIGYQGGSDLAWCVMLEDGGSGGADAGPVAARFLENLT, encoded by the coding sequence ATGGCACGTCATGACCGCGCAGGCCGACGCAGAGGGCCGTTACTGGGTGTGGCGACGGCCGTCGTCCTGGCGGCCGGGGCGGGGTGGTGGGGGTACAGCGCCTGGTCCGGTAACGAACCGGAGAAGGATCCCGAGGTGGTCGCGGCGACCGCCCGGCTCCAGTCTTTCCTCGACGCCTGGGCCGCGGGCGAGGCCGCGAAGGCCGGGGCGCTGTCGGACTCGCCGAAGACCGCGGAGTCGTTGCTGACCTCGGTGATGACCAATCTGAAACCCACCGCGTCCGAGCTGTCGGCGGGCGACGGCGAGAAGAACGACAAGGGCGAGGTGACCGTCCCCTACACAGCGCGGTTCACCGTCCCCGCGGTCGGCGTGTTCCGCTACGAGTCCGAGGCGACCCTGGTCAGGAAGGCCGAGGAGTGGATCGTGGAGTTCGGCTCCCCGATGGTCCATCCGCGGCTGGTGCCCGGCAAGACGCTGGCGCTGAAGGCGGTGGCGAAACGTGCCGCGGTGCTCGACAAGCACGGCGACGACCTGCAGGCCGCTTCGCTGCGCGGCTCGGTCGACGAGCAGGGCAAGGGGGCCTTCGGTCTGGAGGCACGCTACGACAAGCAGTTGCGGGGCGGCGGGGGAGCCGCCACCAGTGAGGTGGTGATCGCCGACCGGCAGTCCGGCGAGGCCGAGGCCTCACTCACGAAGAGCAGCGCGAAGCCCGGCGAACCCGTGCGCACCACCATCGATCCGAAGGTCCAGGGAGCCGCGGCCGCGGCGATGGAAGGGCTGAAGGTCAACGCGGCCCTGATCGCCCTGGAGCCGTCGACCGGGAACATCCTTGCCGTCTCCAGCCGTCCGGCCGGCGGCATCAACCGGGCGCTGGCGGGGCGGTACCCGCCCGGGTCGACGTTCAAGGTGGTCACGGCGGCGGCGATGCTGAAGGCGGGCATGAAACCGTCGGACGTGGTGGCGTGTCCCAAGTTCGCCCACGTCGACGGGCAGCGGTTCGAGAACCAGAACCAGTTCACGCTGCCGGCGGGATCGACGTTCAAGGACTCCTTCGCGAAGTCCTGCAACACGATGTTCGTGGAGAACCGCGCCGAGGCCGGTGGTTCCGCCCTGCACGACACGGCGGAGGCCTTCGGGATCGGTGGCGAGTGGGACGTCGGGGACACGACGTACGACGGGTCGGTCCCCGTGAGCACGTCCGACAACGACCTCGCGGCGTCCACCATCGGACAGGCCCGGGTGCAGGCGTCGCCCCTGGTGATGGCGTCGATAGCGGCGACGGTGAAGGAGGGCACCTTCAAGCAGCCGGTACTGGTGCCCGACGCGGTCAAGGAGAAGCACGAGGCGACCGCGCGGCTGGACCCGTCCGTGACGGGCGCCCTGCGCGACATGATGCGGGCGACGGTGACGTACGGAGCGGGCAGCGCCCTGACCGGCCTCCCGGGGGAACCGCACGCCAAGACCGGGACGGCCGAGTTCGGCCAGGAGAAGCCCCCGCGCACCCACGCCTGGATGATCGGCTACCAGGGCGGCAGCGATCTGGCGTGGTGCGTGATGCTGGAGGACGGCGGTTCGGGCGGCGCCGACGCGGGGCCGGTGGCGGCCAGGTTCCTGGAGAACCTCACCTGA
- a CDS encoding type 1 glutamine amidotransferase domain-containing protein — translation MTGDGLEQRRVLAVVTNYGVEQDELLVPVERLRGAGAQVDVAAVSMDDIVTLVGDKDLGRTVRPDLTLDDADPSDYDLLLIPGGTLNADTLRLQSATNGLVRSFTDSGRPVAAICHGPWALVEAGVVPDKRMTSYPSLRTDIRNAGGEWTDEPVVTDGSGGWTLITSRNPGDLEPFVREIGTALSARR, via the coding sequence ATGACCGGCGACGGACTCGAGCAGCGCAGGGTGCTGGCCGTGGTGACCAACTACGGCGTGGAGCAGGACGAGCTCCTGGTGCCCGTCGAACGCCTCCGCGGTGCGGGAGCCCAGGTCGATGTGGCGGCGGTGTCGATGGACGACATCGTGACGCTGGTCGGTGACAAGGATCTGGGGAGGACCGTGCGCCCGGACCTGACGCTGGACGACGCGGACCCTTCGGACTACGACCTGCTGCTCATTCCCGGCGGCACCCTGAACGCCGACACCCTCCGGCTGCAGAGCGCCACCAACGGGCTCGTACGCTCCTTCACGGACTCGGGCCGCCCCGTCGCCGCCATCTGCCACGGTCCCTGGGCACTGGTCGAGGCGGGCGTGGTCCCGGACAAGCGGATGACCTCCTACCCCTCGCTGCGGACGGACATCCGCAACGCCGGTGGAGAGTGGACCGACGAGCCGGTCGTGACGGACGGCTCCGGCGGATGGACGCTGATCACTTCACGCAACCCGGGCGACCTCGAGCCGTTCGTACGGGAGATCGGGACGGCACTCTCCGCGCGGCGCTGA